From the genome of Thiomicrorhabdus indica:
CCTATAAAAAGAAGGGTGAAGTACCAAACCCAATTGCTGTGGTGGCCGTTTGTTTTGTGGAGATGCATCGTCAGGGAATGGATTATAGACAAATTGTGGAAGCTTTGAACCTTCAGGCGAAAACTAAGAAAGGCGCAGGGTTTGCCAAGAAAAACAAGGAATTAAAAAGTGAGTTGGCTGATGTTAAGGTTTAAACAGATTGTTTGGATTGTTTCCATCTATGTTGTCGGTTTGAATGCTGTTTTTGCACAAGCTTTACCGGCCGGTCATCATTGTGCAAAGCCGGAGAAACCAAAAGTATTCCAGTCACTTGAAGAGGTCGCCGAGTTTAATGAAGCACATGAGAAATATAAAACCTGCATTTTGGACTATATAGAAAGACATAAAGCGGCTTCACAACAACATTATCAGGCGGCGAGTTCTGCGATTGGTGAATGGAATCGATATGTCAGGGAGCAAACAAACCCCAGTGGGAGTTGAGGCTAATCAGTTCGATTTTTACAAAACAATTTTAATAAGTGAATAAAAAATTCTTTTATTAGAAGCTAATACACTGTAAAAACGCTCGTTATAATAACCCACCGAAAACGCCCTTTTGGGCGACAATCAAAATAAAGCTATAAAATATATTACTTTTTGAAGGGTTATAGTATGGAAAGAGTTATTATTCCAGGCGCATTGGTTTTTGCTAGCGTCCTTGTTTTCTCATTAATGAACGTTTAATTTCGTTATTTGAAGAGTGAAAACCGGCTTAGATGCCGGTTTTTTCGTTTCTTAATACTACCTTTTTTACCGGCCGGTATTTCCTCAAGATCATTTCCATACTCATTTTCAATTCTCTTCACAACGATAAACACGATAAACGCTTTGGATTGCTCTCATGACAAGAGGTTTAATTTCTCAAATAAAATGGCACGCCTGAGGTTGTGTCGTTTAATATTGAGACAAAGAATCTGGGAGCTTGATTATGCATCAAAAAACCGATCGATTTGCCAAACAACCGATTGAATCGACCATTCAAACATTACAGACCAATATTGATTCTGGGTTATCCAGTGACGATGTGCAATCTCGTCAAAAAAAATATGGTCTCAATGAAATTCTGGCACCAGAAGAAGGCGTGCTAAAGCGCTTCTTTAAACGTTTCTGGGGGCCGATTCCTTGGATGATTGAAATCGCAGCCATTTTGTCAGCGTTGGCCGATAAATGGGAAGATTTCACAATTATTTTAGTGATGTTACTCGTGAATGCGCTGTTAGACTTTCTGCAAGAACATCGAGCTCTAAATGCATTGAAGGTTTTAAAAAATACGCTTGAAGCGCAATCCATGGTATTACGCGATGGCGTTTATCAACAAGTTGCCAGTAAATATCTGGTGCCAGGCGATATTATTGAGTTGAAGATGGGAGATCTTATCCCTGCTGATGTTCAGTTGATTTCAGGGGATTATTTACTGATTGATGAGTCTGCATTAACGGGAGAATCCTTACCTGTTAGCAAACAAGCGACTGATGTTGCCTACGCCAATACACTTGTTCGGCAAGGCCAAATGCTTGCAGTTGTGCTTAATACCGGGGCGCAAACCCGTTTTCAATCAGTCGTTGCCTTGATTACTCGTGCTCAACATAAAGAAACCAGTCACTTCCAAAAGATGGTCATTCATATTGGCCACTTTCTAATTGCCCTGACATTGATTATGGCCAGTATTATTGTACTGGTCTCCTTGAATCGCGGTGATCCATTAACTGAAATCTTACAATTTGTCTTAGTTCTTTCTGTTGCTTCGATACCGGTTGCGCTTCCTGCTGTTCTGTCCGTCACCATGGCCGTCGGAGCCATGAATTTGGCAAAACGCCAAGCCATCGTCTCTAAACTTACAGCCATTGAGGAGTTGGCTGGAGTAGATGTTTTTTGTTCAGATAAAACAGGGACTTTAACGCAAAATCGTATGCAAATATCAGAACCGATTGTGGCTGAGGGGTTCGATTTATTTTCATTAATGCAAAATGCCTTGGCCGCCTCTAAGCGCGAAAATAACGACCCGATTGAACTGCCATTATTTGAGTATGCGCAGCAAAATTTAGAGTCAACGGCATTTGAATTCAAGCAAACGCATTTCACACCTTTTAATCCCAACGAAAAGTTTTCAACAGGCACTTATCACGTTGATGGTAACGGTGAGGCGCAAACTTTTACCGCTTTTAAAGGGGCGCCACAGGTTATTTTTAAAATGTGCAATTTGACGCCAGAGGGTTATGCGCAAATGACGCAAAAAGTGAGCACTCTGGCTGCACAAGGTTATCGAACCTTAGCGGTGGCTCGTAAAGGCGAGTTGCAGATGGAGTTACTTGGATTATTGCCTTTTTATGATCCTCCACGAGAGGATTCGCAGCAAACGATTGAACAGATGATAGGACATGGTGTTCAAGTCAAAATGATAACTGGCGACAATCTGGCAATAGCAGAAGAAATCGGCCGTTTATTAGGGTTGGAAGGCAAGGGATTACAAGCCTCTAAGCTAACGGGGGGAGGAGGTCAAACCTTACTTGAACTTGCGCAAGTATTAACTCAGGCGATTTATCAAAACCTTGATCAAGAGGTAACTCGCGTTGAAGCGAGCCGATTTGCGCAGAAGGTAATGGAACAAGTTACCCATCTTTATGATACTTCGGTCTTAGATCGTGAATTCATTTATCAACATGAATCAGCAATTGTACAGCTAATAGAAGAAACCGAAATTTTTGCCGAGGTGATTCCTGAGGATAAATATAAAATTGTCTCGACCTTGCAGCAGGGCGGACACATGGTCGGTATGACCGGCGATGGTGTCAATGATGCGCCAGCATTGAAAAAAGCCGATTGTGGAATCGCGGTGTCCGGCGCAACGGATGTTGCCAGAGCCTCCGCAGATATTATTCTGACTCAACCGGGATTGTCGGTGATCAATGAGGCAATCGTACAATCTCGAGAAACCTTTAAACGAATGCAGACCTATGCGACGTTTCGAATTACAGAAACCATTCGTTTGATTTTGTTTATTACCCTAGCAGTGGTGATTTTTAATTTTTATCCCATTTCGGCGATTATGGTGATTTTATTGGCGTTGCTCAATGATTTGCCGATTTTAGCAATCGCTTATGACAATGTACGCAGCAACGGCACACCGGTTCGTTGGAATATGAGGCGACTGTTGACTCTCTCCACCATCATTGGGATTTCTGGAGTGGTTTCTTCTTTCTTATTGTTCTATATTTTAGAGATACAAGGTCTGCCTCAAGAAACGATTCAGAGTTTGATTTTTTTGAAGTTGCTTATAGCGGGACATTTTACTCTCTGGATTCTGCGAAGTGATGGGTGGTTTTGGGAGCGCCCATTTCCATCGAAGTATCTGTTTTGGAGCATTGTGGGGACGCAGATAGCCGGCACCCTTTTTGCCGTTTATGGCATCTTTATTGCACCTATTGGCTGGGAAATGGCCGGTTGGATTTGGTTGTATGCGACGGTTTGGATGTTCATCAATGATGCCGTCAAAATAACCGCGGTAAAAGTTTTGAACCGCTATCAAAGAACTGATCTTAAAGGAATTCGCTTGTGAAAATTTGCTTAATGAATCATTTTTCGGACAAGATGCACCCTCAGTTGCAATCTCAGGGTTATGAGGTTGTTTCCGAGAATCAATGTGACTTGGCCAGTTCTGAGATTGAGGCGATTTTACTCCGTTCAAAAAATCTTCACAATTTATCCTTGCCCAAAGGATTGTTGGCTGTAGCACGTGCTGGAGCTGGGGTAAATAATATCCCTGTCGAGCGGATGAGTGAACAAGGGATTGCGGTTTTTAATGCACCTGGAGCGAATGCCAATGCGGTAGCAGAGATGGTTTTGACTGCAATTCTAATGCAAGTTAGACATGTTGAACCAGCGTTAGAGTTTACCGGCCGGTTAGATTCCCATTCGGAAAATTTAGCGCAACAGGTTGAGTCTGAAAAATCCCAGTTCCAAGGGCGAGAGTTACAAGGTTTAAAACTTGGGATTATTGGTTTAGGTGCGATTGGAGTTTTGCTTGCTAATAAAGCCGTCGCATTGGGAATGAAGGTTTTTGGTTTTGATCCACATATTTCGGTTGAAAATGCATGGCGACTGTCTTCTGAAGTGATTCATAAATCCAGTTTGACGGCTTTGTTAAATGATTGTGAAGCGCTATCGATTCATGTGCCTTATATGGAAGCAACTCATCATCTATTGAATCAGGAAAAACTCGCTCTGTTACCGGCCGGTAGTTTTGTGTTGAATTTTTCCAGAGATGAAGTAGTCGACCGGCAAGCTGTTTTATCGGCTTTGGAAAAGGAACAATTAAGTGCTTATATTACAGATTTTCCTGAAAGTGCACTTTTGCAACATGACAAAGTTATGTGCTTCCCTCATATAGGTGCATCGACCAAAGAGGCGCAAGAAAATGCTTCCACACAAGTGATTCATTCATTGGATGCATTTTTAAAACGAGGTGAGATTCGTTATTCAGTTAATTTACCAGAGTTACCGGCCGGTGAGATTCCAAACGGTTGCAGTCGACTGCTCGTAATTCACCAAAATAGGGTGGGGATGATTGCGCAAATTACCGATTGTATCGAAGAGGCAGAAGAAAATATTATAGAAATGAATAACCGTTCAAGAGAAGCGCTTGCAGTGACTTTGATTGATTTACAGTCGGATAAAAACCAAGAGTTGCTCTCGGAGGTTGAACGTTTAGAGGCGGTTTTATCGGTGCGCTACTGTTAAGTTCTTGAAGCCGTTTTAGAAACGCTTTAAGTGTTTTTTATAACGAAATGACTGACAAATTTTACCCACAAAAAAACCCAGCTTGTGCTGGGTTTTTTTATGACCGTTCTTAAAAACTTAGTTTACAACGGTAATCGTACTTAGCCACCACATGAGTGCGATGGAACCGAAAGTGAGGATGAGTCCCCAAACAATTGCTGTTTTTCCGTTCATTATTCCACTCCTCTAGGTTTGAGCTGTGCGTAGTAGTCAGCCAGCTGTTGGATCTCTTCATCGGTAAGATCCCTAGCAAACTGAGCCATACCTGACATCACATCATTGTGACGAGTACCGTCGCGATAAGCTTCCATATGTCGAATAAACATACGTGGACTCAGGTTGGTGAGCGCAGGGGTTTCATTCATGCCGCCTTCACCATGAGCACCGTGACAAGAAGCGCAAGGCACAATCATACGTGAAGTATCACCCTTAGCCACTAAACGAACAATCTCAGGTGCGACATCGACTTCTTTTTCGATGTATTGCGCATAAGGTCGTTCTTGTGCTGCAAAATAAGCGGCCATGTCAGCAAGATCTTGGTCATTGTAAATTTTGACCAGGTTGACCATGACATCGGATTTGTGATCCACAATAAAGCGTCCAGACTGATAGTCTTTTAACATTTTGTAGGTGTAAGTCGCATTTTGTCCAGCCAGACTCGGCGTGGCTTGGGTTGGATTATTGCCACCGACACCGTGACAGCTATAGCAATAACCGTCATTGGCTAGTTTTTCACCGCGAATAATATCGCCTTCTGGCATGTTGTTTTTCGCCTCAAGCCATTCAGACATTGTCCAAGGCTCAGAGTGCGGCATATTTGGGCTTGCCATGGCTGAACTCATTCCTAGAACACTTAAGCCAGTGGCGATTAATAAAGCCTTAATTTTCATAAATCGACTCCTGTCCTAATTATTCAAACATATCGCGACGGAAAGCACGTTGCCAGTTCATAGCAAGTGAAGCGCGAATATGGTGAAGTCCGTCATTGTCTAATTCAGTCGACTGATGACCGTACTGTTTAACGATTTTTCCATTTTGAACGCGGAAAGTATCCGTGATGGTCATACCGTAGTCTTCACCCGTTAGTGCCACACAGTTATTGGTGTATAGCGGTTGAACCGGCGGTTTACCTGCAAATTCGTTGACAATCGATTGTGCAACGGCCTTTGAATGGTTAGATGCCAAATAGCCGGTTTTAACCATTGGGCTAGACTCTGTAGTATCACCGACAACATAAACGTCTTTATCAACGACTGAGCGATAGTCAATTGGGTCAATCGGTACAAATGTTTGACCTTGGGTTAGGCCTGTGTCTTTCGTGAACTGAGCCGCTGAATGGTTTGGAATAATGTTGATGACATCTGCTTTAATTCGTTCACCATCAGCGGTCACCAATGCGTGGTTTCCAACATCAAGCTGAGTAACTTTTCCACCTTGTTCCATTGGAATCCATTCAACCATGGCGTCTTTGGTTCCGAAGCCACGACGCTTGGTCCAGTAGTCAATGTAATGCTTACGGAAAGTGAAACTGTTTTTAGAATCCAGAATCAATACTTTCGCTGTCGGGTTGTGGTGAGACAACCATTCGGCAATAAAACTGGCACGCTCATAAGGTGCCGGTGGGCAACGATATGGCATAGGAGGTGATGAAATCGCAACCACACCACCTTGCTTCATTGAGTGAATTTGCTCACGAAGTTTTAGAGTTTGTGGCCCCGCCTTCCAAGCGTGAGGAAAATCGCCATCTGCTAATTCTTTTGAATAACCTTCAACCGCCTCACAGTCATAAGAAGGGCCTGGAGAGACGATTAACTTGTCATATTTGATATAACCGTTTTGTGCCGTTTTGACTCGTTTACCTGTGTAATCGATATCCGTCGCTTTATCTTCAATCAGATTGACCGCATAACGCTTTTTGAAAGCGTCATAAGTCATTGTCAGCTCATCAATTGAAACAAAGTCATTCAAGACTTCGTTTGAACCCGGACAGAAAACATATTCTTTATTCGGTTCGATAATGGTGATTTTGACATTCTTATCTAAGATTCGAAGATACTTAGCAGCGGAAACACCACCAACACCACCACCAACAATAACAATATGCGGCGCAGTTTTTGCAAAAGCCGCTTTTGATGCACCAAATAGCCCAGTTGTTAGGCCGGCTGCACCCATGTATTTAATTAATTCGCGGCGTGTAAAATTACTCATACTGGCCTCCTTTCAACACATTCTCTTCTTTCCAAGGACGGTCTGTTTGAGCTGCAAAGTAATCTGCCATGCGCTCAATTTCATCGTCTGTAAATACTTTGGCAACATGATTCATAACAATCGATGGGCGGACTTCATTTTTAAAGTCTTGCATCAATTGGATAAAAACATCACGTGGAATGCCCGCCAAAGGTGGCATTGATTCATCGTAAAAGCGTCCGAGTGTTCCATGGCAAGCTGAGCAGTTATCGCCTAACATCTTACCTGGGATTTGTGGATCATTTGCAAAGTCCTCTGGTGGCATTAAGGCACCCGAAGCTTGAGCCTGCGACATTCCCACTAGGGCGGAAGCAGAAAGTAATCCGATCATTAATGATTTTTTCATTCCAAACTCCTTATTGAACCCAAGTGTAGATACCGATTGCGAAGAACTGAATCATCCATAAAACTAGAATCCAGATTGCAACTGTACCCATTTTGTTGACGGTCGCACTTGGTGTATAAACACCTTCGGTTTGACCTGCTTTCCAAGCAATGGTTAGGTAGTAAGCGAGTACTGCTCCACCTACGATGGCAAAGGTTAAGAAGAATAGCCCAGTAGAGTACCAGTCCATCACCACTTTGTAGTCAAAGAAGTTGTAACTAAAGAAACCGTTTAGGATGTCATAGCGAAGAATCTCACGAGAGATGGCAACCACTAATCCGATGACCAGTGCCATTGGCAATGCCATGTAACTACACATATCTTCAGATTTGCCATTTAGGCGAACTTTTGCCCAACCAGCATAAGCCAGTACCGCAACACCACCTAAGATTCCCCAGAATGAGGTGCCGAAGTTTCCTGCCGTTTCTGGAAGCGTCATCATCCAAGCAAAATACAAAACAGTTGAGATAACAGAACCAACTAAAATCCATTTTTTACCGACTTCAGCAGCGAAGCGTAGGTAGTCTTGGTCATAATCACTACGTACCATTTTAAAACGACGGTAGGTTACAAGCATTGCACCAGTGACAGGGATTGCCATTGAAATAAAGAATGCATAGCGCCAAACATTATAGGCATGCAAAGTATCACCACTGTAATCCATTTTGCCATTTTGCATGTACCACTCTTTCCAAAGCTCAGGGTGAAGGATCTGTGAAGTTAGGCTGTGCATAATGAAACCAACCAGCAACATTAAACCTAAGCTTAGAATCAAAGACCAACGGGATTTTGGCTCGGCAGTCTTGTCTTCTCGCTTATAGTTTTGGAAATAGAAGTAGTACATAGCCCAGTATGCAAAGATCAAAATAATGATGAATGCAATAACCCAGTCGGCTGACAGTACGTTAGAAGTGTACCAGTGC
Proteins encoded in this window:
- a CDS encoding plasma-membrane proton-efflux P-type ATPase → MHQKTDRFAKQPIESTIQTLQTNIDSGLSSDDVQSRQKKYGLNEILAPEEGVLKRFFKRFWGPIPWMIEIAAILSALADKWEDFTIILVMLLVNALLDFLQEHRALNALKVLKNTLEAQSMVLRDGVYQQVASKYLVPGDIIELKMGDLIPADVQLISGDYLLIDESALTGESLPVSKQATDVAYANTLVRQGQMLAVVLNTGAQTRFQSVVALITRAQHKETSHFQKMVIHIGHFLIALTLIMASIIVLVSLNRGDPLTEILQFVLVLSVASIPVALPAVLSVTMAVGAMNLAKRQAIVSKLTAIEELAGVDVFCSDKTGTLTQNRMQISEPIVAEGFDLFSLMQNALAASKRENNDPIELPLFEYAQQNLESTAFEFKQTHFTPFNPNEKFSTGTYHVDGNGEAQTFTAFKGAPQVIFKMCNLTPEGYAQMTQKVSTLAAQGYRTLAVARKGELQMELLGLLPFYDPPREDSQQTIEQMIGHGVQVKMITGDNLAIAEEIGRLLGLEGKGLQASKLTGGGGQTLLELAQVLTQAIYQNLDQEVTRVEASRFAQKVMEQVTHLYDTSVLDREFIYQHESAIVQLIEETEIFAEVIPEDKYKIVSTLQQGGHMVGMTGDGVNDAPALKKADCGIAVSGATDVARASADIILTQPGLSVINEAIVQSRETFKRMQTYATFRITETIRLILFITLAVVIFNFYPISAIMVILLALLNDLPILAIAYDNVRSNGTPVRWNMRRLLTLSTIIGISGVVSSFLLFYILEIQGLPQETIQSLIFLKLLIAGHFTLWILRSDGWFWERPFPSKYLFWSIVGTQIAGTLFAVYGIFIAPIGWEMAGWIWLYATVWMFINDAVKITAVKVLNRYQRTDLKGIRL
- a CDS encoding c-type cytochrome → MKKSLMIGLLSASALVGMSQAQASGALMPPEDFANDPQIPGKMLGDNCSACHGTLGRFYDESMPPLAGIPRDVFIQLMQDFKNEVRPSIVMNHVAKVFTDDEIERMADYFAAQTDRPWKEENVLKGGQYE
- a CDS encoding c-type cytochrome, producing the protein MKIKALLIATGLSVLGMSSAMASPNMPHSEPWTMSEWLEAKNNMPEGDIIRGEKLANDGYCYSCHGVGGNNPTQATPSLAGQNATYTYKMLKDYQSGRFIVDHKSDVMVNLVKIYNDQDLADMAAYFAAQERPYAQYIEKEVDVAPEIVRLVAKGDTSRMIVPCASCHGAHGEGGMNETPALTNLSPRMFIRHMEAYRDGTRHNDVMSGMAQFARDLTDEEIQQLADYYAQLKPRGVE
- a CDS encoding 3-phosphoglycerate dehydrogenase family protein encodes the protein MKICLMNHFSDKMHPQLQSQGYEVVSENQCDLASSEIEAILLRSKNLHNLSLPKGLLAVARAGAGVNNIPVERMSEQGIAVFNAPGANANAVAEMVLTAILMQVRHVEPALEFTGRLDSHSENLAQQVESEKSQFQGRELQGLKLGIIGLGAIGVLLANKAVALGMKVFGFDPHISVENAWRLSSEVIHKSSLTALLNDCEALSIHVPYMEATHHLLNQEKLALLPAGSFVLNFSRDEVVDRQAVLSALEKEQLSAYITDFPESALLQHDKVMCFPHIGASTKEAQENASTQVIHSLDAFLKRGEIRYSVNLPELPAGEIPNGCSRLLVIHQNRVGMIAQITDCIEEAEENIIEMNNRSREALAVTLIDLQSDKNQELLSEVERLEAVLSVRYC
- a CDS encoding FAD-dependent oxidoreductase — encoded protein: MSNFTRRELIKYMGAAGLTTGLFGASKAAFAKTAPHIVIVGGGVGGVSAAKYLRILDKNVKITIIEPNKEYVFCPGSNEVLNDFVSIDELTMTYDAFKKRYAVNLIEDKATDIDYTGKRVKTAQNGYIKYDKLIVSPGPSYDCEAVEGYSKELADGDFPHAWKAGPQTLKLREQIHSMKQGGVVAISSPPMPYRCPPAPYERASFIAEWLSHHNPTAKVLILDSKNSFTFRKHYIDYWTKRRGFGTKDAMVEWIPMEQGGKVTQLDVGNHALVTADGERIKADVINIIPNHSAAQFTKDTGLTQGQTFVPIDPIDYRSVVDKDVYVVGDTTESSPMVKTGYLASNHSKAVAQSIVNEFAGKPPVQPLYTNNCVALTGEDYGMTITDTFRVQNGKIVKQYGHQSTELDNDGLHHIRASLAMNWQRAFRRDMFE